The window GATAGTAAGGCAAGTCTTATGGACTGACAGCCAGATCGTCAAAGAATGGTGCAAATCTGACAAGCTATTGCCACCCTTCGTTGCCAGGCGGATAGAAGAGATCAAAACAAATAAAGATCTGGAGATCAGATACCTTCCAACAGACCTAAATCCAGCTGACGTCGGCACCAGACCCACCTGCTCGAGAGAGGACAGGGAGAAATGGCTGAGTGGTCCACAATTTATAGTTCAAGATCCGAAGACGTGGCCAACAACTTCTGGCGGTGGACCAACCAGTTCTCTCTTGATTGGGGAGGGTCTTGGGATCCAAGAAGACGAAGAACTGATGGAAATAGTTGATCCAGATATACACAACGTTAGTCCGATGGAAACGGAGGACagtatagagtctgtgcggaaagagaagagtcgtggcagaaacgggaactaacattttcaattttatatggcaatcaaacctttgacacctgtcttctaaaaagtaaacaaacttctgccattgtatatttttattaacaaaaaccgcaagttatatgtatataatattttaaaaacacgataaaaccgtacataaaaccacaaggaaaattatatttaaaattgttcggttttgtcagcgggaagaaaacggctaaaagcagactatcgacttacaaaaagtcgcggaacgtgtttccgctattcgcgggtattgatgttgtatttaatattaaatcattacctatttaataagccccctaagtacttaacttgtctccggtacataatcggtaagtatattcattcaaaatatattaattttcataaatatgcaggtcattcatgatctttaaaataactgacaaatagtcttgatacttgctattttatgcatatttatatgtaatttctttttcagaattgtgtaaaagtacctacggtatctcgaataaaagaccgctaagtaggtgatatgcaagaattcgtaatctacgtgccggattcaagcacatccagttcagatgaagatagttctatgagtgtctctggttgttctgaagctagctcaaacataagtgacattgaatattttaattcagacttcgattacaaagaataaaactttttctaatacaatatttctttatttgtaagttcgtttactaggttctgaataaaactttttctaataaaatatttctttatttgtaggttctgtcagttacgaaattatatttcttatttagcagtgacttttcggcgacgtaaaatatcgtgagatgagagaaccggacatatcccaataaggcctacctacttaatatgcactatttttattcatatttattgttaataatatacacatacattacaagtcaagtttacaatgggtgaaatatgtatatcccagataaaattacagttttattgcccaatttctacccgatctacccggttttaataactgttggactgcgcAGATTAGGCAGTGCATTAatagactctatcttgtttggtactaaaattacagttgtattgggcagattcttcttaactagttttagcagttttgtcaatcgcactgtcactttttagtatctgagacataaaacaagtgtgttttaaaaagaaaactagtgcctgcgctaaatcagaggattgagttgacgagccgacaccaccaccaggctccgtttagagggccgtggtaaaaaaccggaacaaaagggattcaagtatcatgaactttagtgtcgtactataatcacgtgaccagtgttgtcagcatagcaaaaaccataaaatagcactggcgcgccctcaaatcccacgactcttctctttccgcacagactctaactgaAAAGGAAGTAGTGAGTCATGACAATGATCAAATGCCAGATAAGTTACTAAAATTGAAAGAAATTCAAGCTGAATACTTTCCTCTAGAGGTAGAAGGAAAGGTAACTAGTTTAAGTTTGAATTTAGGCATATTTAAAGACATAGATGAGTTACTGAGGTGTAAAGGTCGTATGAAACACGCAGACTGGACATTTGATAAACGCTACCCTATACTTATACCAAAAGATTCAGATTTCACCAACGAAATTATAATGAAGACTCATCAAGAAAATAAACATGTTGGAGTAAGTCACACGTTAGACAAGATAAGGGAAACTTACTGGATACCACAAGGAAGAAGCCAAGTTCAAAAGATTTTGAAGAAGTGCTCCGAATGTATGAAGCATGACGGAGGGCCATATAAACTACCAGAAACTCCTGCGTTACCGAAAGAGAGGGTCAATTATAGCTCACCATTCACATACGTTGGTACCGACTACCTGGGACCACTTCTAGTCAACAATGGGAATGGCAATTGTAAAAGGTGGATTAGCCTCTATACATGCTTAGCCGTAAGAGCCATTCACTTAGAAGTTGTAAAGGACCTAACTGCGGAAGAAGGTTTAATGGCCTTACGTAGAATGATTTCAGCAAGAGGTGTACCAACCTTAATAACGTCTGATAATGCGGCTCACTACAAGTTACTCTCAGAGATTCTTCAGAACCCATACTGCGTAGAGAAAGAGATAAGATGGAAATTTATACCACAGTTAGCTCCATGGCATGGAGGATTCTATGAGAGATTAGTTGGTTTGGTTAAAAACTGTATGAAGAAAACATTACAGAAACATTTGTTGAATGACACTCAGCTAGTAACAGCGGTGAAAGAAATAGAAGCAGTTCTTAACACAAGACCCTTAACTTACGTAGATTCAGAGCCGGATCATGTACTAAAACCTTCAGACTTTCTTACTATGGGAAAGTGTATCATTATGGAAACTTCAGATAAGGATCCTACCACGTCGCAAGGGACGGTGACTAAGGACAATTTAATTAAAGGTTGGAAGAAAGCACGGATAATTCTACGAGAATTTAAAGAGATGTTTGAGAACAGGTATCTCCTGAATTTGAGAGAAAGATATTCCCACCATCCTAAAGAACCTAGAGTAACATCAAAGTTAGCACCTAAGATAGGTCAAATCGTGCAGATTAAAGGTGACACGAAGAACAGGATAAATTGGAAAGTAGGGAAAATAGTATCTTTAAAGGAAGGCGCCGACGGTTTATGTAGGGTCGCCACGGTACGAGTAGGAGATACAGAATATACAAGATCTATCGCACATCTCTACCCGTTAGAGATCGAAGATGGAGAAGAACAGTGTAAACAAACATCATCTTATGAAGAAAGTGTAGAAGAACCGGTGCAGCTTCCTGATCTTCAACGTCAACCAGACAAGGATGACGTGACGATAGAATCCCTCAAAGACGTTACTGAGCCTCCATCTGAGCAAATATCCACTCAAGAAGTAAGAGATCAATCAGAAGAAGTACAGCCTCATGCCTCGCCAGAAGAGGAACCGTGTTCCTCTAAACAAACCGTTGAGTCTATATCTAGTGAGTTAAACGAGCCTAAGCCTAAGTCTATGTCCGAACCAGAACCACTCGCGGTCGTCGACCTCGAGTTTTACGACCACACTGTTCCCGAGTCACACCACCTAGAGGAAGTTACGCCAGAAGAACAACACGACGAAGCAAGACCTAAGAGAGCGGCAGCTCTAAGAGCCCTTGAGAAGATCAAGGAATGGACCAGCAATCTAGTCGCCGTGTTGCTGCCTGAGGCGGGGTGTGTCGTGACAAGCACGAATATCTAATGTCACAATACAAATTTCCTAGCGGCAACACTGAACAGCGCCCTCTTAGTGGAACTGTGGTAAGTTATTCCAATGTGACAAGTTGCAAGGTAAAAACCAATATGGCGCGAAGCGTGCGAGTGCATAAAAGTGTAATATACAGTGAGGAAGCCCACAGCTGTCCTGAGTCGCCTAAAGCTAAGTATTTTATGTTACTTGGTGCTCGCAGTGGTGGTATGGTTTCTCTATGCAATGATCTCCTTTATCCAAGAGCAGTAAGTTCATATGAGGTTAGCTTGCCGCGGGATCTGCCGTGGAAGCTATTCCTGAGACCATCTTAGGTAAGGCAAACTAGGTTTCTCTGTCTGGGTATGACTTGATGTGCCCCAGGCTTTCGTCTCCACCTGGGTAGAGTAGATGCGCCCCAGTGTGCGAGAGCCGTGGCGGTTTCGGCTGCACGGCTAGAGGCGTGTCGATGTGCGGCAGTTGCCTCGGCTCGGATGTTAGGCGTCC is drawn from Cydia fagiglandana chromosome 4, ilCydFagi1.1, whole genome shotgun sequence and contains these coding sequences:
- the LOC134663598 gene encoding uncharacterized protein LOC134663598 isoform X1; this encodes MPDKLLKLKEIQAEYFPLEVEGKVTSLSLNLGIFKDIDELLRCKGRMKHADWTFDKRYPILIPKDSDFTNEIIMKTHQENKHVGVSHTLDKIRETYWIPQGRSQVQKILKKCSECMKHDGGPYKLPETPALPKERVNYSSPFTYVGTDYLGPLLVNNGNGNCKRWISLYTCLAVRAIHLEVVKDLTAEEGLMALRRMISARGVPTLITSDNAAHYKLLSEILQNPYCVEKEIRWKFIPQLAPWHGGFYERLVGLVKNCMKKTLQKHLLNDTQLVTAVKEIEAVLNTRPLTYVDSEPDHVLKPSDFLTMGKCIIMETSDKDPTTSQGTVTKDNLIKGWKKARIILREFKEMFENRYLLNLRERYSHHPKEPRVTSKLAPKIGQIVQIKGDTKNRINWKVGKIVSLKEGADGLCRVATVRVGDTEYTRSIAHLYPLEIEDGEEQCKQTSSYEESVEEPVQLPDLQRQPDKDDVTIESLKDVTEPPSEQISTQEVRDQSEEVQPHASPEEEPCSSKQTVESISSELNEPKPKSMSEPEPLAVVDLEFYDHTVPESHHLEEVTPEEQHDEARPKRAAALRALEKIKEWTSNLVAVLLPEAGCVVTSTNI